A DNA window from Malus domestica chromosome 12, GDT2T_hap1 contains the following coding sequences:
- the LOC103430520 gene encoding serine carboxypeptidase-like 20 isoform X1, producing the protein MAAMAKFSVLSLCCMLFVSLVVIIEAAPQSSLVTHLPGFNATFPSKHYSGYISIDGKNLFYYFVVSEGNPATDPVVLWLNGGPGCSSFDGFVYEHGPFNFAEGKPKGALPVLHLNPYSWSKVSNIIYLDSPAGVGFSYSRNQTKYTTGDIQTALDTHAFLLRWFQQFPEFQPNPFYISGESYAGVYVPTLASQIAKGINKGTKPTLNLKGYLVGNGVTDRRFDANALVPFAHGMALISEKIFQEVVATCGTDLLNVPPSNRSLCQEKFQPLDRALDELNLYDILEPCYHGPGADNNKNSKENKTSSLPLSFQQLGKTTEKPLGVRKRMFGRAWPFRANVEDGIVPSWPQLAKTLDSGVPCINDEVATLWLNTPKVREAIHAQPESVAGPWELCTDRISYSRDAGSMIPYHQNLTTQGYRALIYSGDHDMCVPYTGSEAWTASLGYEIVDEWRPWFSSDNQVAGYLQGYANSLTFLTIKGAGHTVPEYKPREALDFFQRFVGGKRI; encoded by the exons ATGGCGGCCATGGCCAAATTTTCAGTACTCTCACTCTGCTGCATGCTTTTTGTGAGTTTGGTCGTCATTATTGAGGCTGCCCCTCAAAGCTCTCTTGTCACTCATCTTCCTGGTTTTAATGCTACCTTTCCATCCAAGCACTACTCTGG ATATATTAGCATAGATGGAAAGAATCTTTTCTATTACTTCGTAGTTTCAGAAGGGAACCCAGCAACTGATCCGGTTGTTCTGTGGCTCAATGGTGGACCCGGCTGCTCTAGCTTCGACGGATTTGTCTATGAACATG GACCATTCAATTTTGCAGAAGGAAAACCTAAAGGAGCATTGCCTGTTTTGCATCTTAATCCTTATAGCTGGTCCAAG gTTTCCAACATAATTTATTTGGATTCTCCTGCTGGTGTTGGATTTTCTTACTctcgaaaccaaaccaaatataCCACTGGGGATATCCAGACTGCTCTTGATACCCATGCCTTTCTCCTCCGG TGGTTTCAGCAATTCCCAGAGTTTCAACCAAATCCGTTTTATATTTCGGGAGAGTCTTATGCTGGAGTCTACGTACCAACTCTTGCTTCTCAAATTGCAAAAG gtataaacaAAGGAACAAAACCAACTCTAAATCTCAAG GGTTACCTGGTGGGGAATGGAGTCACAGACCGAAGATTCGATGCCAATGCTTTAGTCCCATTTGCTCATGGGATGGCTCTCATTTCAGAAAAAATCTTTCAG GAAGTTGTTGCCACATGTGGTACTGACCTCCTTAATGTTCCTCCTTCCAATCGTAGTCTATGCCAAGAAAAATTTCAACCACTTGACAGG GCTCTTGACGAACTAAACCTCTACGACATCCTTGAACCTTGTTACCATGGCCCCGGAGCTGATAATAACAAAAAttccaaagaaaataaaacaagcAGCTTACCGTTAAGCTTTCAGCAATTGGGGAAGACGACAGAGAAGCCTCTGGGAGTGAGGAAAAGGATGTTTGGCCGAGCTTGGCCTTTTCGAGCAAACGTAGAAGACGGCATTGTCCCATCATGGCCTCAGCTCGCAAAGACACTGGATTCTGGTGTTCCTTGTATC AATGATGAAGTTGCAACGCTATGGCTGAACACTCCAAAAGTTAGGGAAGCAATTCATGCACAACCA GAAAGTGTGGCTGGTCCATGGGAGTTATGCACAGATAGAATAAGTTATTCACGCGATGCTGGAAGCATGATCCCTTACCACCAAAACCTTACAACCCAAGGTTACAGAGCCCTTATTTACAG TGGAGACCATGATATGTGTGTTCCGTACACTGGGAGCGAGGCATGGACTGCATCACTTGGATATGAGATTGTAGATGAATGGAGACCTTGGTTCTCCTCTGACAACCAAGTTGCCGGCTACTTACAAGGATATGCCAACAGCCTCACCTTTCTCACCATCAAG GGAGCTGGACACACCGTCCCAGAGTACAAGCCGCGGGAGGCACTCGACTTCTTCCAACGCTTTGTGGGCGGAAAACGCATTTGA
- the LOC103451153 gene encoding probable protein phosphatase 2C 33: protein MGSCLSVESRSPLPNSPSSPSYEVRRRKSSKKRVGSRNSSFDYRREEQLHRIPGRMFLNGSSEAASLFTQQGKKGTNQDAMIVWENFCSRTDTVFCGVFDGHGPFGHMVAKRVRDSLPLKLSANWEVKITNDEVLKGISLNTAGSLNSDDTAFVSVDEDLRPSVDVDETEKNPEILQALRESFLKAFKVMDRELRTTPSIDCFCSGTTAVTLIKQGRDLFIGNVGDSRAVLCTRDRDDTLSAIQLTVDLKPSLPAEAERIRKCRGRVFALQDEPEVARVWLPNNDSPGLAMARAFGDFCLKDFGLISVPDVSYRRLTEKDEFIVLATDGIWDVLSNKEVVDVIATAPARPSAAQALVETAVRAWRQKYPTSKVDDCAVVCLFLDLDSNIVSTAANNGSNEKEQPTTADEVNAEDLSETASLVRSGTVRTAEEILADEEEDEEDEEDDEEEGGRKENAAEEMNSEPGVEWSALEGVSRVNTLLNLPRFTPTKEDKKVWKKV, encoded by the exons ATGGGTTCCTGCTTGTCTGTAGAAAGCAGGAGCCCTCTGCCCAATTCGCCGTCGTCTCCCTCCTATGAAGTCCGGCGGCGGAAGAGCTCTAAGAAGAGAGTGGGGTCGAGAAATTCGTCCTTCGATTACCGCCGGGAAGAACAGCTGCACAGAATTCCCGGGAGAATGTTTCTCAATGGGTCCAGTGAAGCTGCATCTTTGTTTACCCAGCAGGGCAAGAAAGGAACCAATCAGGATGCCATGATTGTTTGGGAG AATTTCTGTTCGAGAACAGACACAGTTTTCTGTGGTGTTTTCGATGGGCACGGTCCATTTGGTCATATGGTTGCTAAAAGAGTGAGGGACTCTCTTCCTCTGAAATTGAGTGCAAACTGGGAAGTGAAAATTACCAATGATGAAGTTCTCAAAGGGATCAGCCTCAACACTGCAGGAAGCTTGAATTCAGATGATACTGCTTTTGTATCTGTTGATGAAGATCTCAGGCCCTCCGTGGATGTTGACGAAACAGAAAAAAACCCTGAGATCCTTCAGGCACTGAGAGAGTCATTTCTGAAGGCTTTCAAAGTTATGGACAGGGAGCTGCGAACAACACCAAGTATCGATTGCTTTTGTAGTGGGACAACAGCGGTAACTTTGATTAAACAG GGTCGGGATTTATTCATTGGAAATGTTGGGGACTCCAGAGCCGTTCTGTGCACGAGAGATAGAGATGACACTCTAAGTGCAATTCAGTTGACTGTGGATCTCAAACCAAGTCTTCCAG CGGAAGCAGAGAGAATACGGAAGTGTAGAGGGCGCGTTTTTGCTCTTCAGGATGAACCTGAGGTTGCTCGAGTCTGGCTGCCAAACAATGACTCTCCTGGTCTTGCCATGGCACGTGCTTTTGGAGATTTCTGCCTCAAGGATTTCGGCCTCATCTCTGTGCCAGATGTATCCTATCGGCGTCTCACAGAGAAGGATGAATTTATAGTCCTGGCGACAGATGGG ATTTGGGATGTTCTCTCTAACAAAGAAGTGGTAGATGTTATAGCAACAGCCCCTGCACGTCCTTCTGCAGCTCAAGCACTGGTAGAGACAGCAGTTAGAGCGTGGAGACAGAAGTACCCAACTTCCAAAGTAGATGACTGTGCTGTAGTTTGTCTCTTCCTTGACTTAGACTCAAACATAGTATCAACTGCTGCTAATAACGGGTCAAATGAGAAGGAGCAGCCTACTACAGCAGATGAGGTAAATGCTGAAGATCTCTCGGAGACAGCTTCTTTGGTCCGCTCGGGGACTGTCCGAACTGCCGAAGAGATCCTTGCAGAtgaggaagaagacgaagaggacgaagaagatgatgaagaagaaggaggaagaaaggaGAATGCTGCAGAGGAAATGAATTCGGAACCAGGTGTAGAGTGGTCAGCCTTGGAAGGAGTTTCTCGGGTGAACACATTATTGAATCTGCCCAGGTTTACGCCCACAAAAGAAGACAAGAAGGTGTGGAAGAAGGTTTGA
- the LOC103430520 gene encoding serine carboxypeptidase-like 20 isoform X2 encodes MAAMAKFSVLSLCCMLFVSLVVIIEAAPQSSLVTHLPGFNATFPSKHYSGYISIDGKNLFYYFVVSEGNPATDPVVLWLNGGPGCSSFDGFVYEHGPFNFAEGKPKGALPVLHLNPYSWSKVSNIIYLDSPAGVGFSYSRNQTKYTTGDIQTALDTHAFLLRWFQQFPEFQPNPFYISGESYAGVYVPTLASQIAKGINKGTKPTLNLKGYLVGNGVTDRRFDANALVPFAHGMALISEKIFQEVVATCGTDLLNVPPSNRSLCQEKFQPLDRQLGKTTEKPLGVRKRMFGRAWPFRANVEDGIVPSWPQLAKTLDSGVPCINDEVATLWLNTPKVREAIHAQPESVAGPWELCTDRISYSRDAGSMIPYHQNLTTQGYRALIYSGDHDMCVPYTGSEAWTASLGYEIVDEWRPWFSSDNQVAGYLQGYANSLTFLTIKGAGHTVPEYKPREALDFFQRFVGGKRI; translated from the exons ATGGCGGCCATGGCCAAATTTTCAGTACTCTCACTCTGCTGCATGCTTTTTGTGAGTTTGGTCGTCATTATTGAGGCTGCCCCTCAAAGCTCTCTTGTCACTCATCTTCCTGGTTTTAATGCTACCTTTCCATCCAAGCACTACTCTGG ATATATTAGCATAGATGGAAAGAATCTTTTCTATTACTTCGTAGTTTCAGAAGGGAACCCAGCAACTGATCCGGTTGTTCTGTGGCTCAATGGTGGACCCGGCTGCTCTAGCTTCGACGGATTTGTCTATGAACATG GACCATTCAATTTTGCAGAAGGAAAACCTAAAGGAGCATTGCCTGTTTTGCATCTTAATCCTTATAGCTGGTCCAAG gTTTCCAACATAATTTATTTGGATTCTCCTGCTGGTGTTGGATTTTCTTACTctcgaaaccaaaccaaatataCCACTGGGGATATCCAGACTGCTCTTGATACCCATGCCTTTCTCCTCCGG TGGTTTCAGCAATTCCCAGAGTTTCAACCAAATCCGTTTTATATTTCGGGAGAGTCTTATGCTGGAGTCTACGTACCAACTCTTGCTTCTCAAATTGCAAAAG gtataaacaAAGGAACAAAACCAACTCTAAATCTCAAG GGTTACCTGGTGGGGAATGGAGTCACAGACCGAAGATTCGATGCCAATGCTTTAGTCCCATTTGCTCATGGGATGGCTCTCATTTCAGAAAAAATCTTTCAG GAAGTTGTTGCCACATGTGGTACTGACCTCCTTAATGTTCCTCCTTCCAATCGTAGTCTATGCCAAGAAAAATTTCAACCACTTGACAGG CAATTGGGGAAGACGACAGAGAAGCCTCTGGGAGTGAGGAAAAGGATGTTTGGCCGAGCTTGGCCTTTTCGAGCAAACGTAGAAGACGGCATTGTCCCATCATGGCCTCAGCTCGCAAAGACACTGGATTCTGGTGTTCCTTGTATC AATGATGAAGTTGCAACGCTATGGCTGAACACTCCAAAAGTTAGGGAAGCAATTCATGCACAACCA GAAAGTGTGGCTGGTCCATGGGAGTTATGCACAGATAGAATAAGTTATTCACGCGATGCTGGAAGCATGATCCCTTACCACCAAAACCTTACAACCCAAGGTTACAGAGCCCTTATTTACAG TGGAGACCATGATATGTGTGTTCCGTACACTGGGAGCGAGGCATGGACTGCATCACTTGGATATGAGATTGTAGATGAATGGAGACCTTGGTTCTCCTCTGACAACCAAGTTGCCGGCTACTTACAAGGATATGCCAACAGCCTCACCTTTCTCACCATCAAG GGAGCTGGACACACCGTCCCAGAGTACAAGCCGCGGGAGGCACTCGACTTCTTCCAACGCTTTGTGGGCGGAAAACGCATTTGA